The following coding sequences lie in one Sulfuricurvum sp. genomic window:
- a CDS encoding acetyl-CoA carboxylase biotin carboxylase subunit, with translation MKTKKISKVLIANRGEIALRIIRACKELGIKSVVVFSEVDVNGVWVRKADECYPIMGDPIAAYLDYERIISLAKKADCDAIHPGYGFLSESAEFAQACVDNNIIFIGPKPEHIALFGDKMASKVAMRAVGVPMLPGTDEPIDNINDAEKIASDIGFPIIIKAAFGGGGRGMRIVEKAEDFKEMYESATKEALRFFNRGEVFIEKYLKNPRHIEIQIVADKYGNVVHLGDRDCSIQRRHQKVIEIAPSPLLNEATRRELYRISTKAMFKLGYESVGTIEYLVDQDDNIYFIEMNTRVQVEHPVTEAISGIDLIQRMIAIAEGDQLIFLQEEIKFRGYAIEFRINAENPKLGFVPSPGLITNYLAPGGPGVRLDSMAYTNYQIPSNYDSMIGKLIVTALTWEDAVRKARRALDEFLIEGIPTNIPLHRQIVRDEHFIKGELDTGYLDSKLQHFNLDAIHNMDDEEAKMKHITAVIEAINKNNLNVRH, from the coding sequence GTGAAAACAAAAAAGATCAGTAAAGTATTGATAGCGAACCGTGGTGAAATCGCACTTCGTATTATTCGCGCTTGTAAAGAGTTGGGAATTAAAAGTGTCGTTGTATTTTCAGAAGTAGACGTTAACGGCGTCTGGGTTCGTAAAGCTGATGAGTGTTACCCGATTATGGGCGATCCGATTGCCGCATATCTTGACTATGAACGTATTATCTCTTTGGCTAAAAAAGCGGATTGTGATGCAATCCATCCGGGATACGGATTTTTGTCCGAGAGTGCCGAATTTGCTCAAGCATGTGTTGATAACAATATTATCTTTATCGGACCGAAACCGGAGCACATCGCCCTGTTCGGTGACAAAATGGCATCTAAAGTAGCGATGCGCGCCGTCGGTGTTCCAATGCTTCCGGGTACGGATGAACCGATCGATAACATCAACGATGCGGAAAAAATCGCAAGCGATATCGGATTCCCGATCATCATCAAAGCAGCATTCGGCGGAGGCGGACGCGGTATGCGTATCGTTGAAAAAGCGGAAGACTTCAAAGAGATGTACGAGTCAGCGACCAAAGAAGCGTTGCGTTTCTTTAACCGCGGTGAAGTATTCATCGAAAAATACCTCAAAAACCCTCGCCACATCGAGATCCAAATCGTAGCAGACAAATACGGTAACGTCGTTCACCTCGGTGACCGTGACTGTTCTATCCAACGCCGTCACCAAAAAGTGATCGAAATCGCTCCGTCTCCGCTTTTGAACGAAGCGACACGCCGTGAGCTTTACCGCATCTCTACCAAAGCGATGTTCAAACTCGGATACGAGAGTGTCGGAACCATCGAATATCTGGTCGACCAAGACGATAACATCTATTTCATCGAAATGAATACCCGCGTACAGGTAGAACATCCGGTTACGGAAGCGATCTCAGGAATCGATTTGATCCAACGTATGATTGCGATTGCTGAAGGCGATCAGCTTATTTTCTTGCAAGAAGAGATCAAATTCCGCGGATATGCGATCGAGTTCCGTATCAATGCAGAAAATCCGAAACTCGGATTCGTCCCATCACCGGGTCTTATCACCAACTATCTTGCACCGGGTGGTCCGGGAGTACGTTTGGACTCTATGGCGTATACCAACTACCAAATCCCTTCAAACTACGATTCAATGATCGGTAAATTGATCGTTACCGCTTTGACATGGGAAGATGCGGTTCGTAAAGCACGTCGTGCATTGGATGAGTTTTTGATCGAGGGTATTCCGACCAATATCCCGCTTCACCGTCAAATCGTTCGTGATGAACACTTCATCAAAGGTGAACTTGACACCGGTTATCTTGATAGCAAATTGCAGCACTTTAACCTCGATGCGATCCACAACATGGATGACGAAGAGGCTAAAATGAAACACATCACAGCAGTGATCGAAGCAATCAACAAAAACAACCTCAACGTCCGCCACTAA
- the leuS gene encoding leucine--tRNA ligase: protein MNYTPASIEAKWQKTWSATKAYEPSDDFSKPKKYVLSMFPYPSGRIHMGHVRNYTIGDTFARYYRQQGFNVLHPIGWDSFGMPAENAAIKHGVHPKKWTYENIATMRGELAGLGLSFSEEREFATSNPEYTAFEQGFIIDMFNRGLLYRKQGFLNWCPHDLTVLANEQVVDGGCWRCGTPIVQKEMYQYYLKISDYSEELLESLKTLEGKWPKQVLTMQENWIGKSYGLEFAFKLDDESESKLGAVYQSFDVFTTRPDTIYGVSYAALAPEHEIVRHMLSFGLLDDATADAIKAMQRVSARDRATSPKEGVSLGINVLHPLTGEKVPVWVANFVLTDYGSGAVMAVPAHDDRDYEFATKYDLPIKAVIFPSEGELPQGCAYTETGVLHESAEFSGLDNVTAKASIMDYFEANKLGKKVINFRLKDWGISRQRYWGAPIPLIHCDSCGIVPEDKAKLPVALPEDVVINGEGNPLEHHPSWKHCTCPKCGKPAIRETDTMDTFIQSSWYFLRYTVKNDFKEAFDKEALDYWMNVDHYIGGIEHAILHLLYARFFTKMLRDLGYVNSDEPFEHLLTQGMVLKDGAKMSKSKGNTVDPGELVAKYGADTARLFILFAAPPTQELEWNDSAVEGSFRFLKRFADRSQYVNVTDSLPKIDHSSLSKEEKAARKKVYEALKRAQEVYGERHTFNTMIAGVMEAMNALNEQSNRDVWTEGYWILTSIMEPIVPHICWELSTNLFNGKNFGIQTVREEVFEVEALSLGVSINGKNRATIEVGVNESQEAIIEIAKGAVEKWIDGKEIVKSIVIPGKLVNLVIKG from the coding sequence TTGAATTACACCCCAGCATCGATTGAGGCCAAATGGCAAAAAACGTGGAGTGCTACGAAGGCGTATGAGCCTTCGGATGATTTTAGCAAACCTAAAAAATACGTCCTCAGTATGTTTCCTTACCCATCAGGGCGTATCCACATGGGTCACGTCCGTAACTACACCATCGGTGACACTTTCGCCCGATATTATCGTCAGCAAGGTTTTAATGTCCTTCACCCGATCGGCTGGGACAGCTTCGGTATGCCTGCAGAGAATGCGGCGATCAAACACGGTGTTCACCCTAAAAAATGGACGTACGAGAACATCGCTACGATGCGAGGAGAGCTTGCGGGACTTGGACTTTCTTTCTCCGAAGAGCGGGAATTTGCAACGTCGAATCCGGAATATACGGCGTTCGAGCAGGGTTTTATCATCGATATGTTTAACCGTGGGCTTTTGTACCGCAAACAGGGGTTCCTAAACTGGTGTCCGCATGACTTGACCGTTTTAGCGAACGAGCAGGTTGTTGACGGCGGATGTTGGAGATGCGGCACCCCGATCGTCCAAAAAGAGATGTATCAGTACTATCTCAAAATCAGCGATTACTCCGAAGAACTTCTCGAATCGCTCAAGACCCTTGAAGGGAAATGGCCGAAACAGGTTTTGACGATGCAGGAGAACTGGATCGGCAAATCGTACGGTTTGGAATTTGCATTTAAACTCGATGATGAGAGTGAGTCGAAACTCGGTGCTGTGTATCAAAGCTTTGATGTCTTTACCACACGGCCTGACACGATTTACGGTGTGAGTTATGCGGCATTGGCTCCGGAACACGAGATTGTCCGCCATATGCTCTCATTCGGTCTGCTTGATGATGCGACTGCGGATGCCATCAAAGCGATGCAGCGTGTAAGTGCACGTGACCGTGCGACAAGCCCGAAAGAGGGGGTATCGCTCGGTATCAATGTACTCCATCCGTTAACCGGGGAAAAAGTTCCGGTGTGGGTGGCGAACTTCGTCCTTACCGATTACGGCTCGGGTGCGGTTATGGCGGTTCCTGCGCACGATGATCGCGATTATGAGTTCGCGACCAAATACGATCTTCCGATCAAAGCGGTTATTTTCCCATCCGAGGGCGAGTTGCCGCAGGGGTGTGCGTATACCGAAACAGGTGTTTTACATGAGAGTGCAGAGTTTAGCGGATTAGACAATGTTACCGCCAAAGCTTCGATTATGGACTATTTTGAAGCGAATAAGCTCGGTAAAAAAGTGATTAATTTCCGTCTCAAAGACTGGGGAATCAGCCGTCAGCGCTATTGGGGTGCCCCGATTCCGTTGATTCATTGTGACTCTTGCGGCATCGTCCCTGAGGATAAAGCCAAACTTCCGGTTGCATTGCCTGAAGACGTTGTCATAAACGGAGAGGGAAATCCGCTGGAACACCACCCGTCGTGGAAACATTGCACGTGTCCGAAATGCGGCAAACCGGCTATTCGTGAGACCGATACGATGGATACGTTTATCCAGTCGTCATGGTATTTTTTACGCTATACCGTCAAAAACGATTTCAAAGAGGCGTTTGACAAAGAAGCGCTTGATTATTGGATGAACGTTGACCACTACATCGGCGGGATTGAGCATGCGATTTTACATCTGTTGTATGCCCGTTTCTTTACCAAAATGCTCCGTGATTTGGGATACGTCAACTCAGATGAGCCGTTTGAACATTTGCTCACTCAGGGGATGGTGCTTAAAGACGGGGCTAAGATGTCCAAATCCAAAGGCAACACCGTCGATCCGGGAGAGCTGGTAGCGAAATATGGTGCCGATACGGCGCGGCTATTTATTCTGTTTGCCGCCCCTCCGACCCAAGAGTTGGAGTGGAACGACAGCGCGGTTGAGGGATCTTTCCGTTTCCTTAAACGATTCGCCGATCGCAGTCAATACGTCAATGTTACCGATTCTTTACCGAAGATCGATCATAGTTCTCTCTCCAAAGAGGAAAAAGCCGCACGCAAAAAAGTGTACGAAGCACTGAAACGGGCTCAAGAGGTCTACGGTGAACGTCATACGTTTAACACGATGATTGCCGGTGTGATGGAAGCGATGAACGCGCTGAATGAGCAGAGCAACCGTGATGTGTGGACGGAAGGGTATTGGATACTCACTTCGATTATGGAACCGATCGTCCCTCATATCTGCTGGGAACTCTCGACTAATCTGTTTAACGGAAAGAATTTCGGTATCCAAACCGTGCGCGAAGAGGTTTTCGAAGTCGAAGCATTGAGCCTGGGTGTCTCTATCAACGGTAAAAATCGTGCTACAATCGAGGTTGGAGTAAACGAGAGCCAAGAAGCGATTATCGAGATTGCCAAGGGTGCCGTTGAAAAATGGATTGATGGGAAAGAGATCGTGAAATCGATTGTCATTCCGGGTAAACTGGTGAATCTGGTTATAAAAGGGTAG
- the secF gene encoding protein translocase subunit SecF, whose amino-acid sequence MEFFRAKKAFNLMGWVKPIFTFSLLVTIISFYLIFNKGFIYGIDFAGGTVVQVKYDKPVQIDVLREKLKNTQFASAGIQEFGSPEEIILRLQNTTADVTKDTAQQVTAALQGTGNFEIRRVDMVGPKVGKELQTQGILALSLSVLGILIYVAFRFEWRYGIAAIIALVHDVVITAGMVSLFNVEFDLTVLAALLTILGFSINDTIVIFDRIRETIRESKDAARYSMADIINESVTNTLSRTILTVATVFFVILTLFLFGGEIIHGFSFAMLIGVIFGAYSSIFVASPFLIWLGYDVAKAKAGYAEKARNRAEKERLRAQFEQGIV is encoded by the coding sequence ATGGAATTTTTTAGAGCTAAAAAAGCATTCAATCTGATGGGATGGGTCAAACCCATCTTCACTTTTTCACTCCTTGTAACGATTATTTCGTTTTACCTCATTTTTAATAAAGGGTTTATTTACGGAATCGACTTTGCAGGAGGGACGGTTGTACAGGTAAAATACGACAAACCGGTACAAATCGATGTTCTACGCGAAAAATTGAAAAATACGCAGTTCGCTTCAGCCGGAATCCAAGAGTTCGGTTCACCGGAGGAGATTATCTTACGCCTTCAAAATACGACGGCAGATGTCACCAAAGATACGGCTCAGCAAGTTACAGCCGCTCTTCAAGGGACGGGGAATTTTGAGATTCGACGGGTCGACATGGTTGGACCGAAAGTCGGGAAAGAACTCCAAACCCAAGGGATTCTTGCTCTTTCACTTTCTGTGTTAGGAATTTTGATTTATGTTGCATTTCGATTTGAGTGGCGTTACGGGATTGCGGCGATCATTGCTTTGGTGCATGATGTTGTGATTACAGCGGGTATGGTCAGTTTGTTCAATGTTGAGTTTGATTTGACGGTATTGGCGGCATTGCTGACGATATTAGGATTCTCGATCAACGATACGATCGTAATTTTTGACCGTATCCGTGAAACGATTCGCGAATCGAAAGATGCGGCACGTTACAGTATGGCCGATATTATCAATGAGAGTGTTACCAATACCCTTTCACGAACTATTTTGACCGTTGCAACCGTCTTTTTCGTTATCTTGACCCTCTTTTTATTCGGCGGAGAGATTATCCACGGATTCAGCTTTGCGATGTTGATCGGAGTTATCTTCGGAGCGTACAGCTCTATTTTCGTAGCCTCTCCATTCTTGATTTGGCTTGGGTATGATGTTGCAAAAGCCAAAGCGGGGTATGCCGAAAAAGCACGCAACCGTGCTGAAAAAGAGCGTTTAAGAGCGCAGTTCGAACAAGGTATCGTGTAA
- the secD gene encoding protein translocase subunit SecD, whose protein sequence is MKLNYRVVLLIIATVIGLVFSIPSFTQSSEGKKITLGLDLQGGLHMLLGVKTDEAVNSQMKSIASALKHYGEHNDILLDAISAQENKVTFDLIDADDATAIDTYLKTIEGTVVHASAGKYTISMTPEAIEKLKVRAVDQAIETIRNRLDQFGLAEPTVARQGIDKILVELPGIKTPQEEQRARELISRAAKLELMAVDEDRSMRVNEMDEAEAASYGDKILDDALQPQLKHLVNEIPILDGTMLTDAHVGYDQNNRPVINFSLNSAGAQIFGDFTGKSVGKRLAIVLDGKVYSAPVINERIGGGSGQISGNYTVAEANDLAIALRSGALLAPIYMMEKRSVGPSLGADSIKASLIAFATGAALVVLFMVAYYGYAGVIATTAMIINIVLIIAVMAMFGATLTLPGMAGIVLTVGMAVDGNVIINERIRELLREGAKVRKAIEGGYDNAFSTLVDANLTTLIAAVALYMYGTGPIKGFAVTLAVGILVSMFTAILGTHGIFSALIEHIEKSGKMNRWFGIRLERKE, encoded by the coding sequence ATGAAGCTTAATTATCGCGTCGTTTTACTGATCATCGCTACGGTTATCGGGCTCGTTTTCTCGATTCCTTCGTTCACGCAAAGCAGTGAAGGAAAAAAAATCACATTGGGGCTTGACCTTCAAGGCGGACTCCACATGCTGTTGGGTGTCAAAACCGATGAAGCGGTAAATTCGCAGATGAAATCGATTGCGTCGGCGCTTAAACATTACGGCGAACATAATGATATTCTACTCGATGCCATTAGCGCGCAAGAGAATAAAGTAACATTCGATCTGATAGATGCGGATGATGCGACAGCGATCGATACCTACCTTAAAACAATTGAAGGAACGGTTGTCCATGCGAGTGCAGGGAAATATACGATCAGTATGACCCCTGAAGCAATCGAAAAACTTAAAGTCCGTGCGGTCGATCAGGCAATCGAAACGATTCGTAACCGTCTGGATCAGTTCGGGCTTGCAGAACCGACGGTTGCACGACAAGGGATCGATAAAATCCTTGTAGAGCTTCCGGGGATTAAGACACCACAAGAAGAACAACGTGCGCGCGAATTGATTTCCCGTGCCGCGAAGCTTGAATTGATGGCGGTTGATGAAGACCGTTCGATGCGGGTAAATGAAATGGATGAAGCCGAAGCGGCAAGTTACGGGGATAAAATTCTCGATGATGCGCTTCAGCCGCAGCTTAAACATTTGGTCAATGAAATCCCTATCTTGGATGGAACGATGTTGACCGATGCGCATGTCGGATACGATCAAAACAACCGCCCTGTGATCAATTTTTCACTCAACTCTGCCGGAGCGCAGATTTTCGGTGACTTTACCGGTAAAAGTGTCGGCAAGCGTCTCGCGATTGTTTTGGACGGCAAAGTTTACTCAGCTCCGGTGATTAATGAACGTATCGGCGGCGGAAGCGGACAAATCAGCGGTAATTATACGGTTGCCGAAGCGAATGACCTTGCGATCGCATTGCGTTCAGGGGCATTGTTGGCTCCTATCTATATGATGGAAAAACGCTCGGTTGGTCCAAGCCTTGGAGCGGACAGCATTAAAGCCAGCCTTATTGCATTCGCTACAGGTGCGGCATTGGTCGTCTTGTTTATGGTTGCCTATTACGGGTATGCCGGTGTTATAGCAACGACCGCGATGATTATCAACATTGTTTTGATCATTGCTGTTATGGCGATGTTCGGAGCGACCTTGACATTGCCGGGGATGGCGGGGATCGTTCTCACCGTCGGTATGGCAGTGGACGGTAACGTCATTATCAATGAACGGATACGTGAGCTTCTTCGTGAAGGGGCCAAAGTGCGCAAAGCGATTGAGGGGGGATATGACAATGCGTTCAGTACCCTCGTCGATGCCAACTTGACGACTTTGATTGCGGCCGTAGCATTGTATATGTACGGAACCGGTCCGATCAAAGGGTTTGCGGTAACGTTGGCCGTCGGTATTTTGGTATCGATGTTTACGGCTATTTTAGGGACACACGGAATTTTCAGTGCGCTCATAGAACACATCGAAAAAAGCGGAAAGATGAACCGATGGTTCGGTATCCGTCTTGAGCGCAAGGAGTAG
- the yajC gene encoding preprotein translocase subunit YajC, whose product MEILTQILPFVFLIAIMYFVIIRPQNQQAKKHKEMVEALTKGDKVVTSGGLIVEIKKVEEQFFAVKFNNDTEARLVKDAVARKYEDEA is encoded by the coding sequence ATGGAAATTCTCACTCAAATACTCCCTTTCGTCTTTTTGATCGCTATTATGTACTTCGTGATCATTCGTCCCCAAAACCAACAGGCTAAAAAACACAAAGAAATGGTGGAAGCACTCACCAAAGGGGATAAAGTCGTTACAAGCGGCGGCTTAATCGTCGAGATCAAAAAAGTCGAAGAGCAATTTTTTGCTGTGAAATTCAACAATGACACTGAAGCGCGTCTTGTAAAAGACGCAGTGGCGCGAAAGTACGAGGATGAAGCTTAA
- a CDS encoding apolipoprotein N-acyltransferase yields the protein MKISSIHLPTYVYLPLLIAVGFSAFIYWEYFGLTSPLINTLFGLGALYGMLHAPKRVLPIAGFWIGLFWCYWIGFSFEFYNLSWAIGLVSLGFGFVYALYYGVMGLTSNPLIRAAILFGLTYVWPMDFNWMQPELIFVNSYLGFSKWQFALILFALASTAWFSTFKKLFPLLLILFAVQTHYPKPPIPQLKIKLVSTDIPQDIKWEESQQYRLNTDNLYAIQDAIREKYDLIVLPEASFALFMNHHPHLTAYLQKLSYQIPIVTGALYEENGLNYNVSYLFQNGHITVAKKTILVPFGEYIPLPAFIKEWVDRVIFGGASDFVTADKPTDFIIHGVKFRNAICYEATRKELYTPDVRYMIAMSNNGWFTPSIEPTLQKLLIQFYARQNNTVVFHSANSGGTGIVY from the coding sequence ATGAAAATCAGTTCTATCCATCTCCCGACCTATGTTTATCTCCCCCTCCTGATCGCCGTCGGATTCTCCGCTTTTATCTATTGGGAGTATTTCGGGCTCACATCACCGCTGATTAATACCCTTTTCGGTTTGGGTGCTTTGTACGGGATGCTTCATGCCCCTAAAAGAGTCCTTCCCATCGCCGGTTTTTGGATCGGGCTGTTCTGGTGCTACTGGATCGGCTTTAGTTTTGAATTTTACAATCTCAGCTGGGCGATAGGGCTTGTTTCTCTCGGATTCGGTTTTGTCTACGCCCTCTATTACGGAGTGATGGGGTTAACCTCGAATCCCCTGATCCGAGCCGCAATCCTTTTCGGCCTTACCTATGTCTGGCCGATGGACTTTAACTGGATGCAGCCGGAACTCATCTTCGTCAACAGCTATCTCGGATTTTCCAAATGGCAATTTGCCCTGATCCTTTTTGCACTTGCTTCGACTGCATGGTTCAGCACATTTAAAAAACTTTTTCCGCTGCTGCTGATCTTGTTTGCGGTCCAAACCCATTATCCTAAACCGCCGATCCCTCAGCTAAAAATCAAACTCGTCTCAACCGATATTCCGCAGGACATCAAGTGGGAAGAATCTCAGCAATACCGATTGAATACGGACAATCTCTACGCCATCCAAGATGCCATCCGAGAAAAATACGATTTGATCGTCCTCCCCGAAGCGTCGTTCGCCCTGTTTATGAATCATCATCCGCATTTAACGGCCTACCTGCAAAAACTCTCCTATCAGATTCCTATCGTGACCGGAGCGCTGTATGAAGAGAACGGCTTAAATTACAACGTATCCTATCTGTTCCAAAACGGTCACATCACCGTTGCCAAAAAAACGATTCTCGTCCCGTTCGGCGAATACATCCCGCTTCCCGCATTTATCAAAGAGTGGGTAGATCGGGTGATTTTCGGAGGGGCTTCCGATTTTGTCACCGCCGACAAACCGACCGACTTCATCATCCACGGCGTCAAATTCCGCAACGCCATCTGTTATGAAGCGACGAGAAAAGAGCTCTATACCCCCGATGTACGGTATATGATCGCCATGAGCAACAACGGCTGGTTTACCCCTTCGATCGAACCGACATTGCAAAAACTATTGATTCAGTTCTATGCACGACAAAACAATACCGTTGTCTTTCATTCGGCGAACAGCGGTGGTACGGGAATTGTGTATTAA